A genomic stretch from Sander vitreus isolate 19-12246 chromosome 17, sanVit1, whole genome shotgun sequence includes:
- the hmx3a gene encoding homeobox protein HMX3, with protein MPETTQETCASAKDSPFFIKNLLNCDSKPSKPKPILASTKAALEGGFSLSHVGDFNFPRFDLPAQRFSLPAHYLERTSAWWYPYALSSSVHLHRTEVSDKLRARDSSPTSGTDRDSPDLVLKSEPDVKDDDEDDEHNNNKSGDEIILEESDTEEAKKDELGEWKKRDDDKKPCRKKKTRTVFSRSQVFQLESTFDMKRYLSSSERAGLAASLHLTETQVKIWFQNRRNKWKRQLAAELEAANLSHAAAQRIVRVPILYHENSASESGGAGANVPVSQPLLTFPHPGVYYSHPIVTSVPLLRPV; from the exons ATGCCAGAGACAACGCAAGAGACGTGCGCTTCGGCCAAGGACTCTCCTTTTTTCATTAAGAACCTGCTGAACTGTGATAGCAAACCGTCCAAACCCAAACCCATACTGGCTTCCACCAAGGCGGCCTTGGAGGGAGGATTTTCCCTTTCCCATGTCGGGGACTTCAACTTCCCACGCTTTGACCTGCCCGCACAGAGGTTCAGTCTACCGGCTCACTACTTGGAGCGCACCTCGGCGTGGTGGTACCCCTACGCCCTGAGCTCATCCGTCCACCTACACAGAACCGAAG TCTCCGACAAACTAAGAGCCAGAGACTCCTCTCCAACCTCGGGCACGGACAGAGACTCGCCGGACCTGGTTCTCAAATCCGAGCCAGACGTCAAAGACGACGACGAGGACGATgagcacaacaacaacaaaagtggCGACGAGATAATCCTGGAGGAAAGCGACACGGAAGAAGCCAAAAAAGACGAGCTGGGAGAGTGGAAGAAGAGGGACGACGACAAGAAGCCGTGCCGCAAGAAGAAGACGCGCACGGTTTTCTCCCGGAGCCAGGTGTTCCAGCTGGAGTCCACCTTCGACATGAAGCGGTACCTGAGCAGCTCGGAGCGGGCCGGCCTGGCCGCGTCTCTCCACCTGACGGAGACGCAGGTGAAGATCTGGTTCCAGAACAGGAGAAACAAGTGGAAGAGGCAGCTGGCCGCGGAGCTGGAGGCCGCCAACCTGAGCCACGCCGCGGCGCAGAGGATAGTCCGGGTACCCATCCTCTACCACGAGAACTCGGCCTCGGAGAGCGGAGGCGCCGGTGCCAACGTGCCCGTGAGCCAGCCGCTGCTCACCTTCCCGCACCCGGGCGTCTACTACTCCCATCCAATCGTCACATCCGTGCCGCTGCTCAGACCGGTTTGA